The sequence below is a genomic window from Microbulbifer hydrolyticus.
GCGGGTTATTGGGTGATCGATACGCTCGCTTTCGAGCCCATTGCGATCCACTGCGACAACTGCAATTGCAGCGATTTCATCCTGCTGGCTGAATTCATGGCTCAACACATCCCGCGCAAAAATTTCATAGTGCCATTTCCCGTTCGTTTGATAGTAAAGCAGCCAGCGGGATGCCGCTTCCTCGCCGCGCGGTTGCCAGTCAATTAACAGGCTGTCTGCAATTGATTGATAACGTACGTCGGGTGCCATGGGGCGCGCACTGTCGAGCCACGGAGAGGCGGGCACGAGTGCCTGATGGTAAAACACGGTTTCTTTCAGTAGCTGCGCAAACTTAGGGTTTTCGCTGATCGTTTTTATGTTCCAGAAAACCTGACCGGTTTGGTCCCCCAGTAGCGCCCGGGTGAACAGGATCTGGTTGATGATTTCGTCGGTGCCCTGCTGCGTTGCGACCTGATTGCTGTTCAAGCCCGGCCAGAGATGCCGCTGCAGGCGGTTTTCGCCCTGCCACCAGGCCAGCAGCATGGGATAACTCTGTTGAATACGGTTGATGTTCCAGTACAGCTGAGGCGTGAAATAGTCCAGCCAGCCTTCGTTCAGCCACAGCTTCGCATCGGCATAGAGCTTCTCATGTTGGTCAAAGCCGGCGATGGTCTCCGGATACTTGGGTCGCCATATACCGAAGGGGCTAATGCCGACTTTTACATGGGGTTTGATACGTTTAACTTCGCTGTAGAGGTTTTTGACAAAGCGGTTTACGGCGTCCCGGCGCCAGTCAGACAGACCCAGTTGTCCGCCTTGCTGCTGATAGGCCTGATAACTTTCGCTGTCGGGAAAGGGCGCCTCCTGGTTGTAGGAAGGGTAGGGATAGAAGTAGTCATCGTAGTGAATGCCATCGATATCGTAGCGTTGCACAATGTCCGTTATCACCGCCAGCGAATGTGCAATAGTGTCGGCATGGGTCGGTTTCATCCAGTACATGCCGTTGGCCAACTTTACCACCAACTCTGGCTTTTTATTGACGATAGAGTGCTCGGATAGTGGGCCTCCCTGGGTGTGGTGGGCGCGGTAGGGATTTACCCAGGCGTGCAGTTCAAGGCCGCGCTGGTGGGCCTGTTCTATCCAGAACGCGAGAGGATCATAGTAGGGCTCGGGTGCCTTGCCCTGTTCGCCGGAAAGATAATACGACCAGGGTTCCAGCTCGCTGGCATACAGGGCATCTGCCTGTGGACGGACCTGAAAAATCACCGCATTCATATTCGCCGCGGCAACCTTGTCCAACAGCGCGATGGCCTCCTGTTGCTGCTGCGCGACTGGAAGACCAGGCTTGCTCGGCCAGTCAATATTGGCAACCGTAGCCACCCAGGCCGCGCGAAATTCTCTCGCCACAGTTTCCCGCTCAGCCCGACCATAATTCGGCAGCTCCGGGCCGAACCACTTTG
It includes:
- a CDS encoding glycoside hydrolase family 10 protein, with product MAREFRAAWVATVANIDWPSKPGLPVAQQQQEAIALLDKVAAANMNAVIFQVRPQADALYASELEPWSYYLSGEQGKAPEPYYDPLAFWIEQAHQRGLELHAWVNPYRAHHTQGGPLSEHSIVNKKPELVVKLANGMYWMKPTHADTIAHSLAVITDIVQRYDIDGIHYDDYFYPYPSYNQEAPFPDSESYQAYQQQGGQLGLSDWRRDAVNRFVKNLYSEVKRIKPHVKVGISPFGIWRPKYPETIAGFDQHEKLYADAKLWLNEGWLDYFTPQLYWNINRIQQSYPMLLAWWQGENRLQRHLWPGLNSNQVATQQGTDEIINQILFTRALLGDQTGQVFWNIKTISENPKFAQLLKETVFYHQALVPASPWLDSARPMAPDVRYQSIADSLLIDWQPRGEEAASRWLLYYQTNGKWHYEIFARDVLSHEFSQQDEIAAIAVVAVDRNGLESERIDHPITRQH